From the genome of bacterium:
ACTGCTCGATGGATACCGCGGCATAGCGGTAGAAGCAGGCGCTGTTGAACTCGATGGTGCCGATCATCTCCGCTCCAGGTCCCTCGCGAGGCTTGAGGTCGTCCACAGCGCTGAAGAAGTCCATCTCGACGACCGCCCGATGGGTGGAGATGGCATGGGCCACCTGGCACGCGGCCTGCACGTTGAGGTGGGCGTTCTCGGCGATCATGCGCCCGAACAGGGCAATGTCCGGGGCCATGGTCCCCGGCTCGAAGCGCGCCGTGAGCTGCCGGGCAAGCTGCTGCAGAGGGTCGCGGCGCCTGGTCCCCGCAGTGCCGCTGCCCGGGCCCCCGCCGGACGCGAGCGCGTCCCAGTTGTCATCCACTAGTTGCGTGAGGCGCTGCACCTCATCGTCCCCTACGTACATGAGCGCCCGCGTGCGGTCACTGGGCCCCAGTTGCCCGACCAACTCCTGCAAAACAGCGGGCACGAGCCGTCGCGCCTCTTCGGGGGGACGCCCCCGGCGCTCGAGAGCGGCGCAGACCAGCTCGACGAGGCGCTTGGTGCGCACGCTGCGGACACCGGCAATGCCCAGGAAGTCCGGATGCCAGCGAATGGCACGCTTGAGGCACTGGCTGGAGATGCGGGCACGCCGTACGCCCCCGAAGAGACAGTCCTTGGGAGAGTTGGTGTCGTCACGGTTCAGACACGAGGGTGCAAAGCTCTGCAGCAAGTGCAGTTCCATCAACATCGCGCATCTCCCCGCCGTTGCTGCCGTCGGCCGCTGCAGCCTGCGCACGGCCCTGTTGGGGCACCGCGTCGTGCGCTTCAGGTTGACAGCCTTCGGCGGCCCAGAAGCTCCGCGCCCACCTGGCCTGCACCCGCCGCAGCGGATCATCCCAACATCGGAGGTCAGCCAGCAGTTGCGCCCAGTTCAGCGGCACATCGGCGGCTCGCGCCAGATAGACGAGGTGGCGCAGGTGCTCTCCCACGTCCTCGGCGTCCGCTTCGAGCAGAGCCACGAAGCGTCGTTCGAGACTCGGGGTCAGACGGCGACGCAGGGCAATCTGAGCCATGGTGAGTCCCAGGTTGCCCTCTGGTGCGCCGGCCGGGTGGGCCGCAAACAGCGCAGCTACCAGATGGTGCCGGGCCAGCTCGGCCTGGCTCACATTAGCCGTCCAGCGGGCCAGCCAGCGCACACTTCGCGGGTTGGTCCCCGGCCGCTTGCCCAGCTCAGCCGCCAAGTCGGCCAACGCCCCGCGCGGGCCGCTGCTGGCGAGGCGCTGGAGGTAAGCAATGAACCGGAGGTCGCGCGCAGACGGCCTCAAAGCGCCCCGCCCCCAAGGGGGTCGAGAAGCTCGTGCTGCAGCGTGCGCGCCAGGCGGTCCTGCAACTGGGCCCGGCGCCGCCATGCGCCCCGGCTATGAGCTGAGCGCTCCGCGCTGACCGACCACAGTTGGAGAGCCTGTCGGCAGCAGCACGCCGCCCACCAGCGCAGCGCCTCCCCTCGCTGGTCCACGGATCCGGAGAGGCGTCCGGGAAGGGCGTCTATGGCGTCGTGCAGGCCGTTCCAGAAGCCGCAGTCGGCCTGTCCTCCCCACTGGGACGGTCGCCCCACGGCCAGGTCCTCCGGCTGGGCCAGTCGCCACAGGTGCTCGCCCAGAATGGCGTGCGTGCGCTCGGCCGCGCGTAACGCGAGGTCCAGGTCGGCCAGCATGTCCTGATCGCGCAGACAGGCGGCCGGCAGACTGCAGCGTTCGCGCCGCCACAGATCCACCCGGGCCTTCTCGCCGGCCAGGCCCATTACGGCCACCTGCGTGCGCGCTCCCATGGGCAGGGCCCCGCGGGCTATCCGCCGGGCCAGTACCTCCAGGACAAGGGGCCTACGCCAGCGGGCCGTCGAGGGCTTCGTGGCCCGGACGAGGTAGCGCCACCAGTTCTCACCGCGGCGCAACCGCAGCGCGTGCCACACTCCGCCTGGCCGTTCATCGGCGAAGTAGCCCAGCATCGGGTCGCACGCCAGGCGGCGGACGCTGAACTGGCGGCCGGGCATGACGATGGCCTCGGCTACGCGCCCGTCACGCCGGGGACGGAGGCAGATGGAACGGGGCTGCCAGGTCAGGAGGTCGAGATAGCCCCCCGGCGGCTCCTGGGCGTCGGGTGGGGCGTCACGTTCCCACGCCGGCATGTCGTCGGTCGTGGCCGGAACCGGTTGGTGCTCGTGCGGGTCGTATGGCACCAGGTTGAGCAGCAGCGTCTGCAGGAGGTTCTCTCCGCAGGCCAGGAACACAGCGGCGTGCGCCAGGGGGCCAGCCACTACTCCCCGCAGACAGTGGCCGTCGCCACAGGAGCCGCTGACGCAGAACAGGTGGTGGCTAAAGAGCCAGCGCGCGGCCTGCGCCGGGCTCACCGGCGCCGGGACGTCGTCGCGGTGGTGATCCCACACGGTTGCCTGGTGGCCAGTGGACCGCTCCGGGGCCAGGCGGGCCACCGGGCTGGCCAGTCGCCCGGGCAGGCCAGACACCTGGGCGCAGGGACGCCGGGGGTCGAACAGGTCGAAACGGTCTGCCACCCGGTCGAGGTACGCCCGCAGGGGCGCCTCGTCCAGTCGCCGGGCACGCCACAGACGCTCCCACGCTGCCTCGTCGGCCGGACCGTAGGCGCGATGCAGCACCGCCAGCAGGAGGCGATGTAGCGCCACCGTGACCAGCGGCGACTCGTCGGTGATCTCCCGGATATCAGTCGCCCGCGCGAGGGCCTCCGCCAACCCCATCTCCACCTGCTCCCCGGAGAGCAGCAGCACCGGAATCCACGGCTCGCAAAGCAAGTTGAAGCAACTACCCATCGCAGCCTACCACTACGCGGTCACAAGTCCCAGCTCCGCATCCAGTCGGACCCGCATATCCCCCAGGCGGGCCGTCAGGTCGCTATCGAGAAGCAGCGGCGTCAGGCGCTGCAGGGCCGGCAGGTGCCGCCAGCTCTCAGGTCGGGCGCGCAGGAGAGCGCCGTGCAGCGCCTCGTGGCCGCGGATGGTGATGGCGTGGCGCAGCAGCGAGGCCACGGCCCCCTCTGCCGGCGCCTCACCGTTGGGGCCCTCCAGGGGCACGCACAGCGACGTCCCGGCGATGCGGCACTCACCGTCGCACTGCTGCAAGCACACCACCTGCAAGGCGGGCAGATCATCCCAGCGCGTGGCAAGAGCGCCCGCTGTCCCCACGGCCAGGCCACCGGCCGCAGGGGAGCCATCGGCACGCCAGAGCGAGGCGTACACCTGCGCCTGCAGGCGCGCCTGGAGTCTGTGAGCAGCCGCGTCCAGCCGGGCAGCCAGGGGCCCCGCCAACTCGGCTTCATCCGGCGGCGCGTAGCAGGCTTCCACCAGCGGTTGGGTATCTGCCGGCAGCATCAGTCCGCTACGGCCCTGGAGCAACTGCCACGTGCGGAGCAGGACGTACTCATCGTACACGGCCGCACTGGCGCCGAAGTCCGGCAGACCGTCGCCGTCCAGCGGCGGTGCCAGGAACCAGGCCTGCGGCCCCTGCAAAGCAGGGGGACGCGGGCGCTCATGCCGTTGTAGCCGCCCCAGGCGCTGGAGCAGCGCATCTACCGGGGCCAGTTCCGTCACGAGCAGGTCAAAGTCAAGGTCCAGGCTCTGCTCTACCACCTGCGTGGCCACGACGATGGCCTTCCCAGGCCGCTCGGCCCCCTTGCCGAAGCACCGGAGAAGGTGGCGTTCACGCTCCTCGCGCAGCGTCTGCGGATAGCGGCCATGCACCAGGCTCAGAGCCACGTCGGTCCCGTGCATCGCGCACCGCAGGCGGCAGTACATCGCCTGGGCGCCGCCAACCGTGTTGCAGACCACCGCGGCGCACCCGCCGCCGTCGAGCTGCGACAGCAGTTCGCAGGGCAGGTTGTCCTGGCCCGCCAGATGCCGGAGGTGCACCCGCCGCTGGCTGGTCGAAGGCAGGGGCGCGACTTCCTCGTAGGTGCCGGTCGCCAGGGTGACGCGGGGATAGGCGATCTGCGTGGGCGCTGCCATCCCGCCGTACGCCTGCAGCAGCTCGGCCCGTTGCGCCTCGGGCAGAGTCGCCGAGAGCATGATGACCGAGCAGTTCAGCGCTGCCAGCCATTGCAGCAGTCGCCCCAGCAACCCCGAGGTGTAGGCATCGTAGGCGTGGACTTCGTCGAGGATGACGATCTTGTTCGCCAGCCCCAGCAACCGCACCCACGCCTGCTGGTCGGACAGCACCGCCAGCAGCGCCTGGTCCACGGTGCCCACGCCCGTGCGCTCGAGCAGGCGGGCAGCGGGGCTGCCGAGCGTGCCGGCGTGACAGAGCGGGCTGTCGGGCAGCCCAGGATAGGCGCACAGCCGCTCGTGCATCGCGGCCGAGGTGGCCTGAGTGGGCAACGCCAGGTAGACGCCGGCCTGGTGCCCATGGCGGAGCCACTGGTGGGCCAGGTGCAGCGCCGCTTCGGTCTTGCCGCTCCCCGTCGGGGCCTCGATCAGCACCAGCGACGGTGCCTTCACCGGACCAGCCAGGGACGCCACGCGACGCTGCAGCGCGTTGGGGGGGAATCCGAAGAGTTCCTCGAAGTCAGCGACAGGAGGCGGCACCTTCCCCCAGTCCGCGCTCCGGGCCGCCTCTACAGCCCGTTGCCGCGCCAACTCCGTGTACGTGGTCTCATCTGTGCGCGGGGGCTGAGGCGCGTGCTCAGACGTCTGCGAAGCCAACCAATCGGCCACTCGAACCAATCCCCCCAGTAGCGAAAGTAGGGCGCGCGACGGGTGCGCCAGCCCGTCGGGCATGGGCTGGCCGGACACCCCGGACAGCCCGAGCAGAGCCCCGAACAGCTCGAGGCGAGCCGCCTCCCACGCTGCGTTGCCCAGGTGCCGCTCGGCGGCCATTGCGGTGCGTGGCGGCCCGGGCACCCCGTGATGGGCGGCGATGACCGTGGCCAGGTCCAGTGCCACGGTACCTTCGAGCTGGTCAGGGACCTGGGCGCGCAGCATCCCGTGCAGGATCATCAGGCCCAGGGCGTCATGCGCACGGGCCGCCCCGCGCGGGAGCACCCAACCCCGTTCGCGCAGGCGCTGCCGCTGCGCCGCCTCCTGTCCCTGGAACCCGGGCGTGGCTTTCCCCAGATCGTGCAGACCGGCCAGAAAGGCGAGCCAGCGGCGCACCGCGTCGGGTTCAGCCTGCGCCAGCGAGCAGTAGAGGTCGCGGGTGGCGGGGGGGAGAACGTGTTTCCACAACGCTTCTGCGGTGACCGCCGCGTCTATGAGGTGGTAGGCCAGGGGATGGTACCCGGTGGGAGCATGCGGCCGCAGCTTCCCCC
Proteins encoded in this window:
- the casA gene encoding type I-E CRISPR-associated protein Cse1/CasA, with the protein product MGSCFNLLCEPWIPVLLLSGEQVEMGLAEALARATDIREITDESPLVTVALHRLLLAVLHRAYGPADEAAWERLWRARRLDEAPLRAYLDRVADRFDLFDPRRPCAQVSGLPGRLASPVARLAPERSTGHQATVWDHHRDDVPAPVSPAQAARWLFSHHLFCVSGSCGDGHCLRGVVAGPLAHAAVFLACGENLLQTLLLNLVPYDPHEHQPVPATTDDMPAWERDAPPDAQEPPGGYLDLLTWQPRSICLRPRRDGRVAEAIVMPGRQFSVRRLACDPMLGYFADERPGGVWHALRLRRGENWWRYLVRATKPSTARWRRPLVLEVLARRIARGALPMGARTQVAVMGLAGEKARVDLWRRERCSLPAACLRDQDMLADLDLALRAAERTHAILGEHLWRLAQPEDLAVGRPSQWGGQADCGFWNGLHDAIDALPGRLSGSVDQRGEALRWWAACCCRQALQLWSVSAERSAHSRGAWRRRAQLQDRLARTLQHELLDPLGGGAL
- the cas7e gene encoding type I-E CRISPR-associated protein Cas7/Cse4/CasC, coding for MLMELHLLQSFAPSCLNRDDTNSPKDCLFGGVRRARISSQCLKRAIRWHPDFLGIAGVRSVRTKRLVELVCAALERRGRPPEEARRLVPAVLQELVGQLGPSDRTRALMYVGDDEVQRLTQLVDDNWDALASGGGPGSGTAGTRRRDPLQQLARQLTARFEPGTMAPDIALFGRMIAENAHLNVQAACQVAHAISTHRAVVEMDFFSAVDDLKPREGPGAEMIGTIEFNSACFYRYAAVSIEQLLTNLAGDAELAADTLAGFLHAAIAAVPSGRQNGMAAANPPSFVMIVARSHGAGWSLANAFEHPVFVSASDRLGLVAKSVIAADTYWGKLADMYGEDGIAARPACWLEECPVQHLNGQRVRHVRDAVDVALAASGLAEE
- the casB gene encoding type I-E CRISPR-associated protein Cse2/CasB produces the protein MRPSARDLRFIAYLQRLASSGPRGALADLAAELGKRPGTNPRSVRWLARWTANVSQAELARHHLVAALFAAHPAGAPEGNLGLTMAQIALRRRLTPSLERRFVALLEADAEDVGEHLRHLVYLARAADVPLNWAQLLADLRCWDDPLRRVQARWARSFWAAEGCQPEAHDAVPQQGRAQAAAADGSNGGEMRDVDGTALAAELCTLVSEP
- the cas3 gene encoding CRISPR-associated helicase Cas3'; this encodes MALTRPDKSVAASPGSPNHTADGSRGQSGRVLDLWGKLRPHAPTGYHPLAYHLIDAAVTAEALWKHVLPPATRDLYCSLAQAEPDAVRRWLAFLAGLHDLGKATPGFQGQEAAQRQRLRERGWVLPRGAARAHDALGLMILHGMLRAQVPDQLEGTVALDLATVIAAHHGVPGPPRTAMAAERHLGNAAWEAARLELFGALLGLSGVSGQPMPDGLAHPSRALLSLLGGLVRVADWLASQTSEHAPQPPRTDETTYTELARQRAVEAARSADWGKVPPPVADFEELFGFPPNALQRRVASLAGPVKAPSLVLIEAPTGSGKTEAALHLAHQWLRHGHQAGVYLALPTQATSAAMHERLCAYPGLPDSPLCHAGTLGSPAARLLERTGVGTVDQALLAVLSDQQAWVRLLGLANKIVILDEVHAYDAYTSGLLGRLLQWLAALNCSVIMLSATLPEAQRAELLQAYGGMAAPTQIAYPRVTLATGTYEEVAPLPSTSQRRVHLRHLAGQDNLPCELLSQLDGGGCAAVVCNTVGGAQAMYCRLRCAMHGTDVALSLVHGRYPQTLREERERHLLRCFGKGAERPGKAIVVATQVVEQSLDLDFDLLVTELAPVDALLQRLGRLQRHERPRPPALQGPQAWFLAPPLDGDGLPDFGASAAVYDEYVLLRTWQLLQGRSGLMLPADTQPLVEACYAPPDEAELAGPLAARLDAAAHRLQARLQAQVYASLWRADGSPAAGGLAVGTAGALATRWDDLPALQVVCLQQCDGECRIAGTSLCVPLEGPNGEAPAEGAVASLLRHAITIRGHEALHGALLRARPESWRHLPALQRLTPLLLDSDLTARLGDMRVRLDAELGLVTA